AAGGCGACACCGGACGTGACGAAGCCGAGTTGCGTCGCGACCCGCAACGGCACGAAGGAGTAGGATACCACGCCGTCATATGCGAGCCGCATGAGCTTGGTGAACGGATATTTCGATTCACCCGCGAAGCGTGGGTCGCGATCATATTCGAGCCCCGTCTGGCGGAAGCCGACCCATGCCCGGATGCCGCGGACGAACCGGTTGCGCTCGGGCATTTGGTTGAGCAGGTCAACAACACAGCGATCCATGATGGCGAAATCGCCGGCGTCGACCGGCATGTTGACGTAGGCCAACTTGTGCAGGAGGCGGTAGAAGGCACGATACGACAGCCGCTTGAGCCAGCCCTCCCGACGCGTACGGCGCACCGCGTACACGACCTGGTACCCTTCGCGCCAGCGCGCCAGCAGGTCGGGGATGATCTCGGGCGGATCCTGAAGATCACCATCGATCACAATGACCGCAGCGCCGCTCGAGTAGTTCAATCCCGCCGTGACGGCGGTCTGGTGTCCGAAGTTCCGCGAAAAGCTGATGACGCGCACGCGGGCATCGTCCTGCGCCAGCTGGCGCAGCAGCTCGAGCGAGCCGTCGGTGCTCCCATCATCGACGAAAATAATTTCATAGGGCACCGCGCAACCTGCTAACGCCGTGGTGGCGCGACGGTAAAACTCCGGAGTCGTCTCGACTTCGTTGTACACGGGGACAACGAGGCTGACCGCCGGCTGGGATCCGCTGTGCAGGGCTGTCGTCATGGCTTCACCACCTGCGCCTCTTCTGTACGCGCAAATATCGTAATCTCAGGATTTAGGCTGTTGATGTGTGGATCGATCCACCAGGTCCGCGTCCGGAACCGCGCTACCTGTCGATAGCCGAGTTGCTCATCGCGCAGACGCGCAAAGAACTCCTTCGCGGCATCGACCTCAGCAAGAATCGGCATGCCGGGCTTCCAGTCTTTCACATACCGGCCCGTGAGCCCGGCGCGGCCGCCACTGCTCACCACCACCAGGTCGGGCTGGCGCTGCCGCAGCAGCTCGACCGTACGTTCTTGTACCGGGACCTGTGCCACCGCCAGCTCAGGGCCGAAGCGCGGCAGATACGTCGATGGCTCGTACGTCTCGACGCGAGCATGCGCGCCCGCATGCTCCCGCAACCAGCGTTCCGCGTCATACCGCGGGTCGCGCAGCAGTAAACGATCGATCTCGAAGGCCGGCAACACTGCCAGTGCGA
This genomic interval from Candidatus Binatia bacterium contains the following:
- a CDS encoding glycosyltransferase family 2 protein, whose translation is MTTALHSGSQPAVSLVVPVYNEVETTPEFYRRATTALAGCAVPYEIIFVDDGSTDGSLELLRQLAQDDARVRVISFSRNFGHQTAVTAGLNYSSGAAVIVIDGDLQDPPEIIPDLLARWREGYQVVYAVRRTRREGWLKRLSYRAFYRLLHKLAYVNMPVDAGDFAIMDRCVVDLLNQMPERNRFVRGIRAWVGFRQTGLEYDRDPRFAGESKYPFTKLMRLAYDGVVSYSFVPLRVATQLGFVTSGVAFAAIAYFLGLRVFFGTKLLGWTSTMVAILFLGGVQLISIGILGEYVGRIFDEVKRRPLYVVKEAVGFDTQAVAEVRRSAGTAG